The DNA segment TAATGCCACATCTAAGTCATTAACGACGATTATAGCTCCATAATCATTTATCGATTTTTCTATTATTTCCTTTCTTTCAAGGTACTGAATTTGCCTTTCTATCTCCATCTTTACACCTTCTGCAACCTCAATCGAAGTAGTGATTAAAACCGCAGATGCCATAACATCGTGCTCTGCTTGAGACAAAAGATCTGCCGCAAGATAACAAGGATTACCACTTTCATCTGCCAATATTAAGACTTCACTTGGTCCTGCCACCATGTCGATGTCTACAAATCCATAAACGGCTTTCTTAGCTATCGCAACAAATATATTTCCTGGTCCGACTATTTTATCCACCTTTGGCACAGATTTTGTTCCAAATGCCAATGCAGCAATTGCCTGAGCTCCACCGATTTTATATATTTTTTTAATTCCCACTTCATTAGCAGCAACCAACACAAATGGACTTATCCCCACCTTTATGGGTGTAACCATAATAATCTCCTCGACTCCAGCAATTTTTGCCGGAATGCTGTTCATAATGACAGAAGATGGATAAGAAGCAGTTCCACCAGGCACATAAATACCTACTCTTTCTAAAGGTCTGATTTTCTGACCGTACACTATACCATCTTTAAAATCCATCCACGTCTTTTGCTTTTGATTTTTGTGATAATCTTCAATATTTTTTATGGCTTTCCTCAAAGACGATAAAAAATCGCCATCTACTTTGCTGTAAGCATCATCTATTTCTTCTTGTGATACCATTATGGTGCTCTCATCTATTTCAACGCCATCGTATTTCAATGTGTAGTCAAATAAAGCCTTATCTTTATTCATCTTAACATTTTGAATTATTTCATAGACTATGTCATCTATCCTTTTATCTTCTAATTTTGATCTATTAGTCAACTTTTCTATGACTTTGTAATCAATTGAGCTTCTAAAATCGTAAATTTCTATCACTATCACCAGCTCCTTTAAATCAATACTAAGCCTTAAACATATCGCTTTCTACAGCGCTTTTTAATTTGTATATTATTTCCTTTACCCTTTCACTTTTTGTCTTCATGCTGGCTTTATTTACGATAAGCCTTGCACTGGAAGAAAATATCTCTTCATACACTGTAAGGCCATTTTCCTTTAAAGTTGTGCCAGTCTCTACAATATCCACTATAACTTCAGATAGCCCTACTAATGGAGCCAATTCTACAGAACCATTTAATTTTATGATCTCCACATTTTCTCCTTTTTTTTTGTAAAATTCTTCAGCTATAGCTGGGAATTTCGTCGCAACCCTCTTGTTGCTTAAAAAATTATCTTTCTTATTTAAAGGGCCTGCAACGACCATTTTGCATCTGCCAAATCCTAAATCAAGAACCTCGTAACAGTCTCTTTTCAATTCCAAAAGCACATCTTTTCCGCAAACGCCCAGATCTGCAGCACCATGTTCTACATAAGTTGGCACATCAGATGGCTTTACAAGTATAAAATTAAGATTATTTTCATTATCGTATATAAATAGTTTTCTCGATATTTCATTTTGAATGTTTGTAGTTATGCCACATGATGCAAATACTTCAAAAGATTTTTCTGCCAATCTCCCTTTAGGCAGCGCTACTGTTATGCTATCCATCTTGCACACCTGCCTTGATAATCTCATCAAATTTCTCTCTGTTAGCATATTCACTGTTGTCAATATTTACAAGTTCAGCTATATTTCCTTGCTTCCTCAATCTCCCTGCAATATCATATGCAGCTTTTCTGTTTCTTTCATCAAAAACCACTGCCACCCTCTTAGGCCTTTTAGTGGTTATGCCGCTTTGGCTTTGAACTGCTAACATGGCTCTTTCAACGCTTATGGCAAAACCAGTAGCCGGCAAATCTTTGCCGTAATTTTTCAACAAGTTGTCATATCTGCCGCCTGCGCAAATTGCATAACCAAGGTCTTTTACAAATACTCTAAATATTAGCCCAGTGTAGTAATCGATACTTTGAACCATGCCTAAATCAAATGTAATGTAACTATCCATGCCAAAATCTTTCAAAATATCATAAACTCTCTCAAGATAGCTTAAAGCTTTCATGGCACTTTCAAATCCATATACGCGCTTAGCGTCTTCTACGACATCTATGCCCCCAAAGAAAAGTGGCAAATTAACTACCAATTCATAGTTACGCCCTGTAATATTATTGTATTTTAAAAAATATTCGATCTCTGACTGATTCTTGTCTTTAAGAAGCCCTTTTAGAATGTCTTCTTCCTCCTTAGTTAGCCTCAACTCACAAAGTATCGATTTAAAGAATTCTGCTTGACCAATATCTACTTTAAAATCTTTTATCCCAATGTTTTTAAGAGCTTCAACCGCAACAGATATACACTCTGCGTCAGAATACTCATGATTTCTCCCTATAAGCTCTATCCCTGCCTGCGTAAATTCCCTCATCCTGCCTACTTGTGGATTATCATATCTAAAAACATTAGCAATGTAGGAAAATTTAAGCGGATATTCATGGTACTTTGTAGATGCTATTCTCGCCACTTGTGTCGTAACATCAGGCCTTAATGCCAGAAGATCTCCCTTTTTATCAAAAAACCTGTAAATATTGTTTTCGTCGAAAAAAATTCCCGATGTGACGGAAAAGTTGTCAATGTACTCAAATGTAGGCGGCATTAT comes from the Thermoanaerobacterium aotearoense genome and includes:
- the hisD gene encoding histidinol dehydrogenase, producing MIEIYDFRSSIDYKVIEKLTNRSKLEDKRIDDIVYEIIQNVKMNKDKALFDYTLKYDGVEIDESTIMVSQEEIDDAYSKVDGDFLSSLRKAIKNIEDYHKNQKQKTWMDFKDGIVYGQKIRPLERVGIYVPGGTASYPSSVIMNSIPAKIAGVEEIIMVTPIKVGISPFVLVAANEVGIKKIYKIGGAQAIAALAFGTKSVPKVDKIVGPGNIFVAIAKKAVYGFVDIDMVAGPSEVLILADESGNPCYLAADLLSQAEHDVMASAVLITTSIEVAEGVKMEIERQIQYLERKEIIEKSINDYGAIIVVNDLDVALSIANEIAPEHLELVLENSFEMIGKVKNAGAVFLGENSPEPLGDYMAGPNHVLPTSGTSKFFSPLSVDDFVKKMSILYYDRKSLMKVADDIVRLAESEGLTAHANSIKVRYK
- the hisG gene encoding ATP phosphoribosyltransferase, which gives rise to MDSITVALPKGRLAEKSFEVFASCGITTNIQNEISRKLFIYDNENNLNFILVKPSDVPTYVEHGAADLGVCGKDVLLELKRDCYEVLDLGFGRCKMVVAGPLNKKDNFLSNKRVATKFPAIAEEFYKKKGENVEIIKLNGSVELAPLVGLSEVIVDIVETGTTLKENGLTVYEEIFSSSARLIVNKASMKTKSERVKEIIYKLKSAVESDMFKA
- the hisZ gene encoding ATP phosphoribosyltransferase regulatory subunit; this encodes MKNLPDGVQDFLPDELRFKRNIENILRNTFELSGYEEIMPPTFEYIDNFSVTSGIFFDENNIYRFFDKKGDLLALRPDVTTQVARIASTKYHEYPLKFSYIANVFRYDNPQVGRMREFTQAGIELIGRNHEYSDAECISVAVEALKNIGIKDFKVDIGQAEFFKSILCELRLTKEEEDILKGLLKDKNQSEIEYFLKYNNITGRNYELVVNLPLFFGGIDVVEDAKRVYGFESAMKALSYLERVYDILKDFGMDSYITFDLGMVQSIDYYTGLIFRVFVKDLGYAICAGGRYDNLLKNYGKDLPATGFAISVERAMLAVQSQSGITTKRPKRVAVVFDERNRKAAYDIAGRLRKQGNIAELVNIDNSEYANREKFDEIIKAGVQDG